Sequence from the Flavobacterium sp. TR2 genome:
AACATCTCAAACCAATGTTTCTTGCAATGGAGGTTCAAATGGTACAGCAACTGTAAATGTTACTGGAGGAACGGGAGATTACACTTATTCTTGGTCTCCATCTGGCGGAACTGCTGCAACAGCAAATGGTCTTGCCGCAGGAACTTATACAGTTACGATAAAAGATGATAACTTATGCCAAACAACTGCAAGCGTAACGATCTCTCAACCTGATGCCTTAACAGCAACAATAGCAAAAACAGATGTTTTATGCCATCAGGCAAATAACGGAACCGCTACAGTAACTCCTCTTGGTGGAACTGGAGATTATACATACTCTTGGTCGCCATCTGGAGGAACTGCTGCAACAGCAACAGGATTAAGTCCAAATACTTACACCGTTACCGTTACTGATGCAAACGGATGTTTTGTAACCGAGTCGGTACAAATTACAGAGCCTACTGCCCTTTCAGCAACATATTCGCATACTAATGTTTCTTGTAACGGAGGCAATAATGGTACGGCATCTGTAACAGCAATTGGAGGAACTGGAAATTACACTTATTCTTGGTCTCCTTCTGGAGGAACAGCTGCAACAGCAACTGGTCTTGCTGCGGGAACTTATAACGTAACTGTTACAGATGAAAACTCATGTTTTATTAGTAGCACCATTACCATTACCCAACCTGATGCTTTAGCTTTAACCACAACTCCAGTGGCAGTAACTTGCCATAACGGAAATAACGGATCGGTTACCGTAAGTGCTACTGGCGGTACAGGTGCTTACACGTACTCATGGGCTCCATCTGGTGGAAATGCAGCAACAGCAAGTGGTCTTACAGCGGGAACTTATACAGTAACCGTTACAGATGCAAACTCTTGTTCAGCGTCTGCAACGGTTGAAATTACACAACCGGCAAATCCAGTTAATTTAATTACGGCAGTAGTATCTGGAGTAACTACAACTGGCGCTTCATTATCTGGTACTGCATCTTCTAACGGAATAAATACCGATAGCGGATCTTGCTTAACAGAAGTTGGTTTTGTATACGCACAGCACGCCAATCCTACAATAGCCGATACTAAAATTAATGTTACGGCTGCATTAGGAACATTTGCAAACACTTTATCTGGCTTAAGAGGAAATAGAACATATTACGTTAGAACATATACTATAAACAGCAATGGTTTTGTTAGCTATGGAAACGAAGTAAGTTTTACAACACAAAAATATACTCTTACTATAACTGCAGCTGCAGGACATACCAAAGTATATGCTACAGCCGATCCAGTATTCAATTATACTGCTTTAGGTTTTGTTAATGGAGACACCAATTCTATTCTTACAGGACTGCTTTCTAGAGATGCCGGAGAAAATGTTGGAAAATACAATATTAAACCAGGAACAATTAATGCTGGCGCAGATTACGTAATTGCCTTTACTGGTGCCGAATTTGAGATTACAAAAGCGAATCAGACGATTACTTGGAACCAGACTTTAGAATTTGGCTGTGCAGACTCAAACACTGTAGCTTTAACCGCGACAACAGACAGCGGATTGCCAGTTTCTTATGCAATTGCAAATGCAGCATTGGGCACAATCTCTGGATCAACATTAAACATTAAAGGTTCAGGAAGCTCAACTATTACGGCAACCCAAAATGGCGATCAGAATCATAATGCAGCGACAGCCATTGTTAAACCAATAGAAATAAGCCAATCTGGACTTGTTATACAGCAATGGGCAAACGTTCTGTTCTTTGACAATAGATCAAACAATTATGTAGCTTGGCAATGGTATAAAAACGGAGCCGCTATTTCTGGTGCAACCCGTCAGTATTACAGCGAACTTCAGCCTTTAAACGGCACATATCACGTAATTGCAAAAGACAAAAATGGAAATTCAATTAAATCTTGTCCAATTGAGACTACTGGAACGGTTTTCACCAAGAAAATCAAAATCTATCCAAACCCAGTTAAGCCAGGAGCAGAATTTACTTTAGAGTGTGATTTTAGCGAATCTCAATTAAATGGAGCTGAGGTAGTTATTTATGACATTGCAGGGAAATTAGTGCAGACTATTTCAAATGTAAAAGCCAAAAATCAAATTATCGCTCCATCGCAGACAGCCTTATATATTGTCGTTCTTAAACTGGCAGACGGTCAGTTGAAAACAATCAACTTATTGGTTAAATAAAAATGAGATTTAATTTAAAATTATACGCAATGAAGATTAAAGCCACCATAGCTATACTACTACTATTTAATGTCACGATAAAAGCGCAGGAAATTAATTTCAAAATCAATGGAGGGCCTTCTGGAATTCTATACGATAGCAATGTCGGTGACGGTAAATTAAAGTTTGGCGGAGGAATAGGTGTTGGATACACCTATTTCTTCAGCGATCACTGGGGAATCTCAACTGGAGTTGATGTTAGTTACAATCAAAATAGTTTTGAATTGAATAACGGAACAACAATCTCAACTTACGAAGTCGATGACCAGACTTCTGCATTCGAGTATAGAGTGACGCCTACCAATTATAAGGAAGATCAGCATTTTATTGCCGCATCCATTCCGTTAATGATGCAATACAGAACATCGATTGCTTCTCAGACACAATTGTATTTTGGAATCGGAGGAAAAATCATGTTTCCTGGAAAACAGACTGTAAAAGCTTCAGCTTCTGAATTGCAGCTGAGCGGCTATTACCCTGATGTTAATCTTATCATTGATGATCTGCCATCTCACGGATTTGGCAAAGTAACCAATTGGCAGGATAAAACAACGGTAAGCCTAGACCCTGCTTTTATGTTGAGTTTTGAAACAGGCCTTTCGTTCAAACTAAAAGAAAAAACAAAACTGTACACCGGTTTGTATGTAGATTATGGTTTGACTGATTTGGCAAAAGAAACTCCAAACACCAACATTGTGGCGTATAACCCAAACGGCATTGACAATGTTCAGGCAAACGGTACTATTGGAAACAGCAGAATCGTTCAGGAGAGCCGCTATCTATCTGCTGGAATTCAGCTGAAATTAGGTTTTTCTTTAGCTAAAGACAAACCACAGCCTGTACAGCCAAAAACAGAGACCGTTACGAAGACAGAAACGGCTCCGGTTCAGAAAGAAGTTCCTGTACAGCAAAAACCTGTAGAAACTCCTCCTGCCAAAAAAGAACTGACAGCTGCTGAACGAACTTACGTCGAAAAACCTCTTGCTTTTCAAGAAGTTGGGAACACGAGCGTGACTCCAGAATTGGCTACAAGACTAGATGAAATTGCTAAAATTCTAAAAGAAAACAAAGACACAGACCTAAACATTACAGGCTATACTTGTGATATAGGAACTGAAAAACGCAATCTTGAAATCGGAATGAAAAGAGCGCAAGCAGTTTCAGATTATTTGCAGAATAAAGAAATTGAGTCCAACCGTATGCATTTATTTTCAAAAGGAGAAAGCGAACCTTTAGTGCCAAATACTCCAGCAGAGAATAAGCCTTTAAACAGAAGAGTTTCACTTACGCTGATAGACGCAAAATAATTTTTTTAATTACAATTGTAAAAAGCATGATAATAGAGCCTGTCTCTTTTATCATGCTTTTCTTTTTTTAAGGAAAAACATCTCCAAAATAAAGTTCTAAAAAATAGCACCACTTAATACGGA
This genomic interval carries:
- a CDS encoding OmpA family protein; this translates as MKIKATIAILLLFNVTIKAQEINFKINGGPSGILYDSNVGDGKLKFGGGIGVGYTYFFSDHWGISTGVDVSYNQNSFELNNGTTISTYEVDDQTSAFEYRVTPTNYKEDQHFIAASIPLMMQYRTSIASQTQLYFGIGGKIMFPGKQTVKASASELQLSGYYPDVNLIIDDLPSHGFGKVTNWQDKTTVSLDPAFMLSFETGLSFKLKEKTKLYTGLYVDYGLTDLAKETPNTNIVAYNPNGIDNVQANGTIGNSRIVQESRYLSAGIQLKLGFSLAKDKPQPVQPKTETVTKTETAPVQKEVPVQQKPVETPPAKKELTAAERTYVEKPLAFQEVGNTSVTPELATRLDEIAKILKENKDTDLNITGYTCDIGTEKRNLEIGMKRAQAVSDYLQNKEIESNRMHLFSKGESEPLVPNTPAENKPLNRRVSLTLIDAK